In Lycium ferocissimum isolate CSIRO_LF1 chromosome 3, AGI_CSIRO_Lferr_CH_V1, whole genome shotgun sequence, the genomic window cttaatgagatactttggaaattacatgaatattgtttgattttttaatatggggtgcactttttttttgacattattaatttgcattatttttatgcatatatatatatatatatatatatatatatatacatatatatatatatatatatactatgttcaaaacacgattaatataacattgtagtttgtacaccgtatctaaaactttataatattagtgtttactacgaatacaaagtcttttttgacattattttttttgaatatagggttcaatttttttttttttggatattcttgatttgttaatatgggatccactttttttaccgtgagtttggagatggtgggttccacttttttttttttaatatattgcttgatgttgtttagtatAGGGTCAATATATATGGgcctacaattttttttttttttacaattttttttatgggcatgtttaatatgaggcccaatatttatatatatatatatatatatatatatactatgttcaaaacatgattgGTATAACATTATAATTTGTCTTTCcagtatctaaaactttattatattagtgttttctaagaatacaaagtctgcactttttttttgacattgtttattttttaatatgggattaattttttttatatattgcttgattttgtcaatatgggatactatgttccaaacacgattaatataacattgtagtttgtctttcggcatttaaaactttattatattagtgtttgctatgaatacgcatcgtgtttaatacggggcccacattttttttaacattgtttgttttttaaatatgagattcactttttttttcaatattgcttgattttgttaatatggggtccactttttttttttaatactggatgttgttgaatatggggcccacaatttttattttattttttacatttttttaaggGCCTGTTTAAAATATggggcccaaatttttttttttttttatgtttggttggggggggggggggtgtttgtttttttatgtttggttggggggggggtttgGGGGGGGTCCACACACGGACGACGAAAGAAGCACCAACCAgtgcttctaatatagtagaaacATGATTGGTATAACATTATAATTTGTCTttcctttattatattagtgtttactttttagaatacaaatatttttttgacattgtttattttttaatatgggattcattttttttatatattgcttgattttgtcaatatgggatactatgttcaaaacacgattttttttttgtgctcgcatttaaaactttattttttaatatgggatttttttttaacatttttaaatatgagattcactttttttttcaatattgcttgattttgttaatatggggttcacttttttttttaatactggatgttgttgaatatggggcccacaatttttatttttatttttacatttttttttaagggcttCAAAACGAAAAGAAGCACCAAGATTAATATAGTAGAAACATGATTGGTATAACATTATAATTTGtcttttaaaactttattatattagtgtttgctaagaatacgcatttttttgacattgtttattttttaatatgtttatatattgcttgattttgtcaatatgggatacatgttaaaacacatttttttaacattgtttgtttttttaattatattatgtttCTTGATTCGAATACGCATCGTTTTACggggccattttttttttaacattgtttgtttttaaatatgagatcactttttttttgttaatatagggttcgctttttttttttaatgttgtgtgaatatggggcccacaatttttatttttatttttacattttttttaagggcCTGTTTAAAATATggggcccaattttttttttttttttttttttatgtttggttgggggggggggggggtccatgtttgtttttttatgtttggttgggggggggggggtccatGTTTTGGTTGGGGGGGTTCCACACACGGACGACGAAAGAAGCACCAACCGgtgcttctaatatagtagaaatagaAATGTAAAGGGCAAAGATGGATGAATTACTCTCGCGGTACCAATCAAATGGACTATGGAAAGATTAATTCGTCAAATGATggagatttgttttttttttccacatttcCCATCAACTATACAATTACTATCgccttttttattttcctcCACAAGACTACAACAGTCAAACAACACGTGTCCTCCGCGGCTCCAAGCAGAGTCCATTTCATTGCCCCATAAACAGTTATTTCTTTCATTCCAATTAATGTAACGATTTTTTAGGCACGAAATCTAAGAAAGAGTTTTTCACGATAATCATAGTATTCGAGTCAGTTTGCGagcacctcgactaatttcaCAGGAAAACTGCTATCTCCCATCAGTATATGTGCGAGGTGATTAGAAGAAATCACTTAATATTTTTACCTCCGCTAACCAGGGTAAAACAAGAaacttaaatttaaattatttttaaacaataaaaaatgtcatttttttcctGAATaactaaataagaaaataatgtcatataaaatgaaaaagataaaaGTGTTTGAAACCGGAAATAAGCATTAGAACCATGGGCGGAGCTAAAGGGGTGCAAAGGGATCAATTGAACTCCCTTCTTTGAAAAATTATGTACATAGGATaaaaataacttatatatatatattatatataagaaatatatataagtcGTTAAATTCCCTTGGCAgaagaacttttttttaaatccccTTACTTGAATTCCGCTACTGATCAGAACCATTTAAGATGTGATCCCCAACTGAAAGGACTACACAGCTTTGATTTACACACATGATGCCTGCCAAAAACTTCCctatatttcatattttctgcAGCATTCTCTTTGCTGCAATTACCTCTGAAGACCCTTGGAGATACGATTGCGAATTAACATCAACTTGGAGCACTCCAAATAATAGTACTACTATTTACAGAGACAACTTTAATGCTCTGCTTACCACTTTGTCCTCAAACGCCAAAAATCAAAATGGATTCTTCAATTCCAAATCTGGCCGCGACACTTCAGACACAGCCTACGGGATGTTTCTCTGTCGCGGCGATGTTTCTGCTGATATTTGTAAAAAATGCGTCACGAATGCTACTAAAGACATTGTGAAGTCATGTCCGTTTCAAAAAGAGGCTGCGGTATGTTATGATTATTGTATGTTACGCTATTCGGATAAGAATATATTCGGCACATGGTATCAGTATTTTGTTATTGATAGCCCCGATGATAGACATAACGTCAGTGAACCACAAAAGCT contains:
- the LOC132050890 gene encoding cysteine-rich receptor-like protein kinase 25 — protein: MMPAKNFPIFHIFCSILFAAITSEDPWRYDCELTSTWSTPNNSTTIYRDNFNALLTTLSSNAKNQNGFFNSKSGRDTSDTAYGMFLCRGDVSADICKKCVTNATKDIVKSCPFQKEAAVCYDYCMLRYSDKNIFGTWYQYFVIDSPDDRHNVSEPQKLDKVLANLMNELETRVANDDRKDKKFATQEANFTHGHNVLLNSVIISSKNLIMFSKQVLLAAKSKGDKEVQMNFFPEKLYCANRARN